In one window of Mycteria americana isolate JAX WOST 10 ecotype Jacksonville Zoo and Gardens chromosome 24, USCA_MyAme_1.0, whole genome shotgun sequence DNA:
- the JAK3 gene encoding tyrosine-protein kinase JAK3 — MAPLGEDTPLIGERSCSLSSTETGTLQVYLYHRAPAPRSPPSTTAGVLTFTFGEYTAEELCVRAAKACGVLPVCHPLFALATEDLSCWFPPSHLFTIDDSRSQVVVYRIRFFFPNWCGLGQSHRFQLLNDRASPVLDYPVIDYLFAQSRSDFIEGRVAVALSLPKQEECLSLAVLDMLRIAKEKQQSPDEVFSHVSYKSCIPEPLRCQIQQHSFLTRKRIRRRFSKSLRKIGGCQTDGRYLKLKYLLDLERLQRRWAEESFHVRSPSSATDITIHVAGESGVSWSCGGSESRQHFCDFPDIADISIKQVSREGNPVENRIVTLTKTDNRALEVEFPTLQQACSFVALVDGYYRLTADAHHYFCKEVAPPRLLEDVENQCHGPISSEFATNKLKVAGSRPGLYLLRRSPQDFDSYLLTVCAETRSGQDYKRCLIRRDEDGNFWLSGVARRFCSLRELLGTYGRCGLQAEGARMRPAACCPPLPKEKSNLLIVRSGCPRPPGSPAAPRRSLNQMMFHKIDPQSLTRGESLGQGTFTQIYKGVKRDQEEDGYYQTEVVLKVMDGSHRNCSESFLEAASVMSQLSHKHLVLLHGVSLGKDSIMVQEYVRYGPLDLYLKKNQGKGKVTTSWKLQVAKQLAYALNYLEDKRITHGNVSAKKVLLTREGDTASGSPPFIKLNDPGVSVTVLAKEILVERIPWVAPECLRDPKSLALPADKWSFGATLWEIFSGGTMPVSLLEPQKKLDFYQSSLQLPAPKWTELATLITQCMDYQPCRRPCFRALIRDLNNLMTSNYELLLDLSPTNVTLRDSFWGYEPLAMCQDPTHFEERHLKYISLLGKGNFGSVELCRYDPLGDSTGELVAVKKLQQDSAKELRDFEREIQILHSLQHDFIVQYRGVCYSRGRRGLRLVMEYLPNGCLRDYLQKNQPRLDHGTLLLYAWQICKGMEYLGLQRCVHRDLASRNILVESETHVKIGDFGLAKLLPQDKDYYVVREPGQSPVFWYAPESLADNVFSRASDIWSFGVLLYELFTYSNKTKSPSEEFLRMMGTKRSAQIICHLLELLKDNRRLPAPAGCPVEVYTLMLSCWAFTPGTRPTFGELAPKIEALQDGRSKARG; from the exons ATGGCCCCGCTGGGCGAGGACACCCCGCTGATCGGGGAGCgttcctgcagcctctcctccaccGAGACCGGCACGCTCCAGGTGTACCTGTACCAccgggcccccgccccgcgcagcccccccagcaccaccgCCGGCGTCCTCACCTTCACCTTCGGCGAGTACACGGCCGAGGAGCTGTGCGTCCGCGCCGCCAAAGCCTGCG GCGTGCTGCCCGTCTGCCACCCGCTCTTCGCCCTGGCCACCGAGGATCTCAGCTGctggttcccccccagccacctcTTCACCATCGATGACTCCCGCAGCCAGGTCGTGGTGTACAGGATCAG GTTCTTCTTCCCCAACTGGTGTGGGCTGGGACAGTCCCACCGCTTCCAGCTGCTGAATGACCGGGCCAGCCCCGTCCTGGACTACCCCGTCATCGACTACCTTTTTGCCCAG TCCCGCAGCGATTTCATCGAGGGACGCGTGGCAGTGGCGCTGAGCCTGCCCAAGCAGGAGGAGTGCCTGAGCCTggccgtgctggacatgctgcgCATCgccaaggagaagcagcagagccccGACGAGGTCTTCAGCCACGTCAG CTACAAGTCCTGCATCCCCGAGCCGCTGCGGTGCCAgatccagcagcacagcttcctCACCCGCAAGCGCATCCGTCGCCGCTTCAGTAAATCCCTGCGGAAGATCGGGGGCTGCCAGACGGACGGACGCTACCTGAAGCTCAAGTACCTGCTGGACCTGGAGCGGTTGCAACGGCGCTGGGCGGAGGAGAGTTTCCACGTGCGCTCACCCAGCTCCGCCACGGACATCACCATCCACGTGGCCGGCGAGAGCGGCGTCTCCTGGAGCTGCGGCGGCTCCGAG AGCCGCCAGCACTTCTGCGACTTCCCCGACATCGCTGATATCAGCATCAAGCAGGTGAGCCGGGAGGGCAACCCGGTGGAGAACCGCATCGTCACCCTCACCAAGACAGACAACCGGGCGCTG GAGGTGGAGTTCCCCACGCTGCAGCAAGCCTGCTCCTTCGTGGCTCTCGTCGACGGCTACTACCGCCTGACGGCAGATGCCCACCACTACTTCTGCAAGGAGGTGGCCCCTCCGCGGCTCCTGGAGGACGTGGAGAACCAGTGCCACGGGCCCATCAG CTCCGAATTCGCGACGAACAAGTTGAAGGTGGCGGGGAGCCGCCCGGGGCTGTACCTGCTGCGCCGCAGCCCGCAGGACTTCGACAGCTACCTGCTGACCGTCTGCGCCGAG ACCCGCTCCGGCCAGGACTACAAGCGCTGCCTGATCCGCAGGGACGAGGACGGCAACTTCTGGCTCTCGGGGGTGGCCCGGCGGTTCTGCAGCCTGCGGGAGCTGCTGGGCACCTACGGGCGCTgcgggctgcaggcagagggtgcCCGCATGCGCCCGGCCGCCtgctgcccgcccctgcccaaAG agaagTCCAACCTGCTGATCGTGCGgagcggctgcccccggccccccggctcccccgccgccccccgccgcagcctcAACCAGATGATGTTCCACAAGATCGACCCCCAGAGCCTCACGCGG GGCGAGAGCCTGGGCCAGGGTACCTTCACCCAGATCTACAAGGGCGTCAAGCGGGACCAGGAGGAGGACGGGTACTACCAGACCGAGGTGGTGCTCAAGGTCATGGACGGCAGCCACCGCAACTGCTCCGAG TCCTTCCTGGAGGCAGCCAGCGTCATGAGCCAGCTCTCCCACAAGCACCTGGTCCTGCTGCACGGCGTCAGCCTCGGGAAGGACA GTATCATGGTGCAGGAGTACGTCAGGTACGGGCCCTTGGACCTCTACCTGAAGAAGAACCAAGGCAAGGGCAAGGTGACCACGAGCTGGAAGCTGCaggtggccaagcagctggcGTACGCCCTCAACTACCTG gaGGACAAGAGAATCACCCACGGCAACGTCTCCGCTAAGAAGGTGCTGCTGACCCGGGAGGgggacacggccagcggcagccccCCCTTCATCAAGCTCAACGACCCCGGAGTCAGCGTCACCGTCCTGGCCAAGGAGA tcCTGGTGGAGCGCATCCCCTGGGTGGCCCCGGAGTGCCTCAGGGACCCCAAGAGCCTGGCGCTGCCGGCCGACAAGTGGAGCTTCGGGGCGACCCTCTGGGAGATCTTCAGTGGTGGCACCATGCCCGTGAGCCTGCTGGAGCCCCAGAAG aAGCTGGATTTCTACCAGAGCAGCCTCCAGCTCCCCGCGCCGAAGTGGACGGAGCTGGCCACGCTCATCACGCAGTGCATGGACTACCAGCCCTGCCGCCGGCCCTGCTTCCGCGCCCTCATCCGGGACCTCAACAACCTCATGACCTCCA ATTACGAGCTGCTCTTGGACCTGTCGCCCACCAACGTGACGCTCCGGGACAGCTTCTGGGGGTACGAGCCCCTCGCCATGTGCCAGGACCCCACGCACTTCGAGGAGCGGCACCTCAAGTACATCTCGCTGCTGGGcaag GGCAACTTTGGGAGCGTGGAGCTGTGCCGCTACGACCCGCTGGGCGACAGCACGGGCGAGCTGGTGGCGGTGAAGAAGCTGCAGCAGGATTCGGCCAAGGAGCTGCGCGATTTCGAGAGGGAGATCCAGATCCTGCACTCGCTGCAGCACGACTTCATCGTCCAGTACCGGGGCGTGTGCTACAGCCGGG GGCGGCGTGGGCTGCGGCTGGTGATGGAGTACCTGCCCAACGGCTGCCTGAGGGATTACCTGCAGAAGAACCAGCCCCGCCTGGACCACGGGACCCTGCTCCTCTACGCCTGGCAGATCTGCAAG GGCATGGAGTAcctggggctgcagcgctgcgTGCACCGGGACCTGGCCAGCAGGAACATCCTGGTGGAGAGCGAGACCCACGTCAAGATCGGGGATTTCGGGCTGGCCAAGCTGCTGCCGCAGGACAAGGACTATTACGTGGTGCGGGAACCCGGCCAGAGCCCCGTCTTCTG GTACGCGCCCGAGTCCCTGGCAGACAACGTCTTCTCCCGGGCATCCGACATTTGGAGCTTCGGGGTCCTCCTCTACGAGCTCTTCACCTACAGCAACAAGACCAAGAGCCCCTCAGAG GAGTTCCTCCGTATGATGGGCACCAAGAGGTCGGCGCAAATCATCTGCCACTTGCTGGAGCTCCTGAAGGACAACCGGCGTCTCCCGGCACCGGCCGGCTGCCCCGTGGAG GTCTACACGCTGATGCTGAGCTGCTGGGCCTTCACCCCCGGCACCAGACCCACCTTCGGGGAGCTGGCCCCTAAGATCGAGGCACTGCAGGACGGCCGGAGCAAAGCCCGCGGGTAG
- the FCHO1 gene encoding F-BAR domain only protein 1 isoform X1 has protein sequence MSYFTEHFWGEKNHGFDVLYHNMKHGQISTKELADFVRERAAIEENYAKAMVKLSKMATNGTQLGTFAPLWEVFRISSDKLALCHLELMKKLHDLIKEISRYGEEQGRVHKKSKEEVSGTLEAVQLLHGVAQLLPKSKESYHSKCQEYERLRKEGTSQKEIDKAELKSKKAGETLRRAVEKYNAARADFEQRMLDSAMRFQEVEEAHLRHMKGLIGSYSHSVEDTHVQIGQVHEEFKQNVENIGTEMLLRRFAESKGTGRERPGALDFDEYRLAPAQEGPKRSRSKAFRIPGLSRKERDRDAVESPDAEVGCPEVDEDGFTVRPDVAHTEAENHDSSSSDSDYDEDEPRKFYVHIKPVQPREAAGSAEATVEQLKATVGNLILPPSIGGTVKRQSSRHVASLTQAPSDADPEGTLAAGDGAGRGRPAAQVNSGPGKAPPDAVPPAALFGPPLESAFEAEDFPAPRAYVLTSSSSPFSSSSPENVEDSGLDSPLHPAPGPSPDSRPWTPQPGTPQSPLPKRGGLPDPPPPPPPPATRDPGAWVPRPRSPAGRLPEPPGFAVFSSPGAEGLWEDAGAAPRGRSRCPGGPAPREAPSPDPFGEPLPWIRPRSPSGEQPPLPCPSSNSASSSSSSPAPPSGGESSSPSPWTCQGSGTRLTEGGTPAAPPPQPEPDAPPARLSAAPREVPLVAPPRRSRTKRPAAGPAAGSNTDLSRSLSPSPSWSCGPSHSAPASLGERGFFAVSQPALGLSRGPSPVVLGSQDALPVATAFTEYVHAYFKGRDADSCLVKVTGELTMSFPAGIVRVFSGSMAPPVLSFRLLNAGAIEQFLPNAELLYSDPSQSDPSTKDFWLNMAALTGHLQKQAEQSPAASYYNVALLKYQFSRLGPGSAPLRLCVRWDCSPGATRVSVEYGYNAGALALPVPLANVHVLLPVDEPVANLRLQPAASWNLEEKRLLWRLLDVPGAPGQGGCGRLSASWEPLCGPSKPSPVAAQFSSEGSTLSGVEVELASAGYRMSLVKKRFATGIYLAGS, from the exons ATGTCCTACTTCACCGAGCACTTCTGG GGCGAGAAGAACCACGGCTTCGACGTGCTCTACCACAACATGAAGCACGGGCAGATCTCCACCAAGGAGCTGGCCGACTTCGTCCGTGAGAG ggctgccatCGAGGAGAACTACGCCAAGGCCATGGTGAAGCTGTCTAAGATGGCCACCAACGGGACCCAGCTGGG gaccttcGCGCCGCTCTGGGAGGTTTTCCGCATCTCCTCGGACAAGCTGGCCCTGTGCCACCTGGAGCTGATGAAGAAGCTGCACGACCTCATCAAGGAGATCTCGCGCTACGGCGAGGAGCAaggccgggtgcacaagaag tccAAGGAGGAGGTGTCGGGGACGCTGGAGGCCGTCCAGCTGCTGCATGGGGTGGCCCAGCTGCTGCCCAAGTCCAAGGAGAGCTACCACAGCAAGTGCCAGGAGTACGAGCGGCTCCGCAAGGAGGGCACCAGCCAGAAGGAGATCGACAAG GCAGAGCTCAAGTCCAAGAAGGCGGGCGAGACGCTGCGGCGGGCGGTGGAGAAGTACAACGCCGCCCGGGCCGACTTCGAGCAGAGGATGCTGGATTCGGCCATG CGCTTCCAGGAGGTGGAAGAAGCCCACCTACGCCACATGAAGGGTCTCATCGGCTCCTACTCGCACTCCGTGGAGGACACCCACGTCCAGATCGGCCAG gtGCACGAAGAATTCAAGCAAAACGTGGAGAACATCGGCACCGAGATGCTGCTGCGGAGGTTTGCTGAGAGCAAGGGCACGGGGCGAGAGCGGCCAG GAGCGTTGGATTTCGACGAGTACCGCCTGGCCCCAGCGCAGGAAG GACCCAAGAGGAGCCGTAGCAAAGCTTTCCGTATCCCTGGTTTGAGCCGGAAGGAGAGGGATCGCGATGCTGT GGAATCCCCGGATGCCGAGGTG GGCTGCCCGGAGGTGGATGAGGACGGGTTCACCGTGCGCCCCGACGTCGCCCACA CCGAGGCGGAGAACCACGACTCCTCCTCTAGCGACTCCGACTACGACGaggatgagccccgcaagttttACGTCCACATCAAACCGGTGCAGCCCCGGGAAGCGGCCGGCAGCGCTGAGGCCACCGTGGAGCAGCTCAAGGCCACCGTGGGGAACCTCATCCTGCCCCCCAGCATTGGG GGCACCGTCAAGCGACAGTCGTCCC GGCACGTGGCATCTCTGACCCAGGCCCCGAGTGACGCGGACCCCGAGGGGACGCTGGCGGCag gtgaCGGTGCAGGGAGGGGACGCCCGGCAGCGCAGGTGAACAG CGGCCCTGGGAAAGCCCCCCCGGACGCAGTGCCCCCCGCAGCCCTCTTCGGGCCCCCCCTGGAGTCGGCTTTCGAAGCAGAGGATTTCCCGG ccccccgcgctTATGTcctcacctcctcttcctcccccttctcctcctcctccccggagAACGTGGAGGACTCGGGTTTGGACTCGCCCTTGCACCCTGCGCCCGGACCCTCCCCGGACTCGAGACCCTGGACCCCGCAGCCGGGGACGCCACAGAGCCCCCTCCCCAAGCGGGGTGGCCTGCCggaccccccgccgcccccgccaccGCCCGCTACCCGGGACCCCGGTGCCTGGgtgccgcggccccgcagccccgccggccgcctccccgagccccccggctTCGCCGTCTTcagcagccccggggccgagggGCTCTGGGAGGACGCGGGGGCAGCGCCCCGGGGACGCAGTCGCTGCCCCGGCGGCCCGGCACCCCGCGAAGCCCCCTCGCCTGACCCTTTTGGGGAGCCCCTGCCGTGGATCAGGCCCCGCAGCCCCAGTGGggagcagcccccgctgccctgtCCTTCCTCCAActcggcctcctcctcctcctcgtccccggccccccccagcggGGGGGAGTCCTCCAGCCCCTCTCCGTGGACCTGCCAAGGGTCGGGGACGAGGCTGACCGAAGGCGGCACGCCGGCAGCTCCCCCACCGCAGCCGGAGCCGG atgctccccccgcccggctcagcgcagccccccgggaggTCCCGCTCGTTGCCCCCCCTCGCCGCTCCCGCACCAAGAggccggcggccggcccggcTGCGGGCAGCAACACTGACCTG TCGCGCTCGCTGAGCCCCTCGCCCTCCTGGAGCTGCGGCCCCTCGCACTCGGCGCCCGCCAGCCTGGGCGAGCGGGGCTTCTTCGCCGTCTCCCAGCCGGCACTCG GGCTGTCACGAGGTCCCAGCCCTGTGGTGCTGGGCTCGCAGGACGCTCTCCCCGTGGCCACCGCCTTCACCGAGTACGTCCACGCGTACTTCAAGGGGCGCGACGCCGACAG CTGCCTGGTGAAGGTGACGGGGGAGCTCACCATGTCCTTCCCCGCCGGCATCGTCCGCGTCTTCAGCGGGAGCATGGCCCCCCCCGTGCTCAGCTTCCGCCTGCTCAACGCCGGTGCCATCGAGCAGTTCCTGCCCAACGCCGAGCTGCTCTACAG CGACCCGTCCCAGAGTGACCCCAGCACCAAGGACTTCTGGCTCAACATGGCGGCGCTGACCGGGCACTTGCAGAAGCAAGCggagcagagcccggccgccTCCTACTACAACGTGGCTCTGCTCAAGTACCAG ttctcgCGGCTGGGCCCCGGCTCGGCACCGCTGCGGCTGTGCGTGCGCTGGGACTGCTCGCCGGGTGCCACGCGGGTCAGCGTCGAGTACGGTTACAACGCTGGCGCCCTggccctgcccgtgcccctcgCCAACGTCCACGTCCTGCTGCCCGTGGACGAGCCCGTCGCCAACCTGCGGCTGCAGCCCGCGGCCAGCTG GAacctggaggagaagaggctgCTCTGGAGGCTGCTGGACGTCCCCggtgccccggggcagggag GCTGTGGCCGGCTCTCGGCCAGCTGGGAGCCCCTCTGCGGGCCCAGCAAGCCCAGCCCCGTGGCAGCCCAGTTCAGCAGCGAGGGCAGCACGCTGTCGGGCGTGGAGGTGGAGCTGGCGAGTGCCGGGTACCGCATGTCGCTGGTCAAGAAGAGATTTGCTACAG GGATCTACCTGGCGGGGTCCTGA
- the FCHO1 gene encoding F-BAR domain only protein 1 isoform X2, with protein sequence MSYFTEHFWGEKNHGFDVLYHNMKHGQISTKELADFVRERAAIEENYAKAMVKLSKMATNGTQLGTFAPLWEVFRISSDKLALCHLELMKKLHDLIKEISRYGEEQGRVHKKSKEEVSGTLEAVQLLHGVAQLLPKSKESYHSKCQEYERLRKEGTSQKEIDKAELKSKKAGETLRRAVEKYNAARADFEQRMLDSAMRFQEVEEAHLRHMKGLIGSYSHSVEDTHVQIGQVHEEFKQNVENIGTEMLLRRFAESKGTGRERPGALDFDEYRLAPAQEGPKRSRSKAFRIPGLSRKERDRDAVESPDAEVGCPEVDEDGFTVRPDVAHTEAENHDSSSSDSDYDEDEPRKFYVHIKPVQPREAAGSAEATVEQLKATVGNLILPPSIGGTVKRQSSRHVASLTQAPSDADPEGTLAAGDGAGRGRPAAQVNSGPGKAPPDAVPPAALFGPPLESAFEAEDFPAPRAYVLTSSSSPFSSSSPENVEDSGLDSPLHPAPGPSPDSRPWTPQPGTPQSPLPKRGGLPDPPPPPPPPATRDPGAWVPRPRSPAGRLPEPPGFAVFSSPGAEGLWEDAGAAPRGRSRCPGGPAPREAPSPDPFGEPLPWIRPRSPSGEQPPLPCPSSNSASSSSSSPAPPSGGESSSPSPWTCQGSGTRLTEGGTPAAPPPQPEPDAPPARLSAAPREVPLVAPPRRSRTKRPAAGPAAGSNTDLSRSLSPSPSWSCGPSHSAPASLGERGFFAVSQPALGLSRGPSPVVLGSQDALPVATAFTEYVHAYFKGRDADSGSMAPPVLSFRLLNAGAIEQFLPNAELLYSDPSQSDPSTKDFWLNMAALTGHLQKQAEQSPAASYYNVALLKYQFSRLGPGSAPLRLCVRWDCSPGATRVSVEYGYNAGALALPVPLANVHVLLPVDEPVANLRLQPAASWNLEEKRLLWRLLDVPGAPGQGGCGRLSASWEPLCGPSKPSPVAAQFSSEGSTLSGVEVELASAGYRMSLVKKRFATGIYLAGS encoded by the exons ATGTCCTACTTCACCGAGCACTTCTGG GGCGAGAAGAACCACGGCTTCGACGTGCTCTACCACAACATGAAGCACGGGCAGATCTCCACCAAGGAGCTGGCCGACTTCGTCCGTGAGAG ggctgccatCGAGGAGAACTACGCCAAGGCCATGGTGAAGCTGTCTAAGATGGCCACCAACGGGACCCAGCTGGG gaccttcGCGCCGCTCTGGGAGGTTTTCCGCATCTCCTCGGACAAGCTGGCCCTGTGCCACCTGGAGCTGATGAAGAAGCTGCACGACCTCATCAAGGAGATCTCGCGCTACGGCGAGGAGCAaggccgggtgcacaagaag tccAAGGAGGAGGTGTCGGGGACGCTGGAGGCCGTCCAGCTGCTGCATGGGGTGGCCCAGCTGCTGCCCAAGTCCAAGGAGAGCTACCACAGCAAGTGCCAGGAGTACGAGCGGCTCCGCAAGGAGGGCACCAGCCAGAAGGAGATCGACAAG GCAGAGCTCAAGTCCAAGAAGGCGGGCGAGACGCTGCGGCGGGCGGTGGAGAAGTACAACGCCGCCCGGGCCGACTTCGAGCAGAGGATGCTGGATTCGGCCATG CGCTTCCAGGAGGTGGAAGAAGCCCACCTACGCCACATGAAGGGTCTCATCGGCTCCTACTCGCACTCCGTGGAGGACACCCACGTCCAGATCGGCCAG gtGCACGAAGAATTCAAGCAAAACGTGGAGAACATCGGCACCGAGATGCTGCTGCGGAGGTTTGCTGAGAGCAAGGGCACGGGGCGAGAGCGGCCAG GAGCGTTGGATTTCGACGAGTACCGCCTGGCCCCAGCGCAGGAAG GACCCAAGAGGAGCCGTAGCAAAGCTTTCCGTATCCCTGGTTTGAGCCGGAAGGAGAGGGATCGCGATGCTGT GGAATCCCCGGATGCCGAGGTG GGCTGCCCGGAGGTGGATGAGGACGGGTTCACCGTGCGCCCCGACGTCGCCCACA CCGAGGCGGAGAACCACGACTCCTCCTCTAGCGACTCCGACTACGACGaggatgagccccgcaagttttACGTCCACATCAAACCGGTGCAGCCCCGGGAAGCGGCCGGCAGCGCTGAGGCCACCGTGGAGCAGCTCAAGGCCACCGTGGGGAACCTCATCCTGCCCCCCAGCATTGGG GGCACCGTCAAGCGACAGTCGTCCC GGCACGTGGCATCTCTGACCCAGGCCCCGAGTGACGCGGACCCCGAGGGGACGCTGGCGGCag gtgaCGGTGCAGGGAGGGGACGCCCGGCAGCGCAGGTGAACAG CGGCCCTGGGAAAGCCCCCCCGGACGCAGTGCCCCCCGCAGCCCTCTTCGGGCCCCCCCTGGAGTCGGCTTTCGAAGCAGAGGATTTCCCGG ccccccgcgctTATGTcctcacctcctcttcctcccccttctcctcctcctccccggagAACGTGGAGGACTCGGGTTTGGACTCGCCCTTGCACCCTGCGCCCGGACCCTCCCCGGACTCGAGACCCTGGACCCCGCAGCCGGGGACGCCACAGAGCCCCCTCCCCAAGCGGGGTGGCCTGCCggaccccccgccgcccccgccaccGCCCGCTACCCGGGACCCCGGTGCCTGGgtgccgcggccccgcagccccgccggccgcctccccgagccccccggctTCGCCGTCTTcagcagccccggggccgagggGCTCTGGGAGGACGCGGGGGCAGCGCCCCGGGGACGCAGTCGCTGCCCCGGCGGCCCGGCACCCCGCGAAGCCCCCTCGCCTGACCCTTTTGGGGAGCCCCTGCCGTGGATCAGGCCCCGCAGCCCCAGTGGggagcagcccccgctgccctgtCCTTCCTCCAActcggcctcctcctcctcctcgtccccggccccccccagcggGGGGGAGTCCTCCAGCCCCTCTCCGTGGACCTGCCAAGGGTCGGGGACGAGGCTGACCGAAGGCGGCACGCCGGCAGCTCCCCCACCGCAGCCGGAGCCGG atgctccccccgcccggctcagcgcagccccccgggaggTCCCGCTCGTTGCCCCCCCTCGCCGCTCCCGCACCAAGAggccggcggccggcccggcTGCGGGCAGCAACACTGACCTG TCGCGCTCGCTGAGCCCCTCGCCCTCCTGGAGCTGCGGCCCCTCGCACTCGGCGCCCGCCAGCCTGGGCGAGCGGGGCTTCTTCGCCGTCTCCCAGCCGGCACTCG GGCTGTCACGAGGTCCCAGCCCTGTGGTGCTGGGCTCGCAGGACGCTCTCCCCGTGGCCACCGCCTTCACCGAGTACGTCCACGCGTACTTCAAGGGGCGCGACGCCGACAG CGGGAGCATGGCCCCCCCCGTGCTCAGCTTCCGCCTGCTCAACGCCGGTGCCATCGAGCAGTTCCTGCCCAACGCCGAGCTGCTCTACAG CGACCCGTCCCAGAGTGACCCCAGCACCAAGGACTTCTGGCTCAACATGGCGGCGCTGACCGGGCACTTGCAGAAGCAAGCggagcagagcccggccgccTCCTACTACAACGTGGCTCTGCTCAAGTACCAG ttctcgCGGCTGGGCCCCGGCTCGGCACCGCTGCGGCTGTGCGTGCGCTGGGACTGCTCGCCGGGTGCCACGCGGGTCAGCGTCGAGTACGGTTACAACGCTGGCGCCCTggccctgcccgtgcccctcgCCAACGTCCACGTCCTGCTGCCCGTGGACGAGCCCGTCGCCAACCTGCGGCTGCAGCCCGCGGCCAGCTG GAacctggaggagaagaggctgCTCTGGAGGCTGCTGGACGTCCCCggtgccccggggcagggag GCTGTGGCCGGCTCTCGGCCAGCTGGGAGCCCCTCTGCGGGCCCAGCAAGCCCAGCCCCGTGGCAGCCCAGTTCAGCAGCGAGGGCAGCACGCTGTCGGGCGTGGAGGTGGAGCTGGCGAGTGCCGGGTACCGCATGTCGCTGGTCAAGAAGAGATTTGCTACAG GGATCTACCTGGCGGGGTCCTGA